ATCAGCGACGTTTTAAACGAGAAGCTAAACAAAGCCTATCTAATCAAAAACCAAGGGTTTGAAAGTATACAAATTTCAAGAGACGACTTTGAAGCCGTAAGCGCCGCAGTGATAAAAAACCGTATCGTAGACTGCGAATATAACGACAAAGAACGCAAACTAAAGCCGTATAAACTAATAAATAATAGCGGCATATGGTATCTGCTAGCAGACGACGAAGGCAAACTAAAAAACTTCACTCTCTCTAAAATAAAACGCATAAAGATAAAGGGCGATACGTTTACTGCAAACGCCGAGTTTTTAAAACGTATCGAAAAAAACGATACAAACTGGTTTTCGGACGCTAAATTTAAGGTTACGCTTGAAATCAAAAACGAAGCTATGAAGTATTTTAAGAGAAAAGAGTTTTTGCCAAATTACGAAGTAGTGCAAGAGGACGATCACAAAATCATCATAAGCACGGAAGTAGCTTACGATGACGAGATACTGCGGGTCGTAAAATACTGGCTACCGTTTATAAAGATAGTCGAGCCTTTAAATTTGAAGGATAAATTTGAAAATTTGCTTAGGGATTATTTGAAATGACATAACCTGTCATCTCTTTTTGCTAAGCTTTATTAAAAATAAATAATAAAGAAAGCAAATGAGAGAAAAAATTTTTAATTTACTTGAAGCGATTTCAAAAGGCTTACACGAGCGTGACGATATAGTAGCAAAAACTCTTTTGGCTACTATTGCCGGACAAAGCGTATTTTTATATGGACCGCCAGGCACTGCAAAAAGCTTAATAGCAAGACGTATAAATTTAGCTTTTAAGGATGCGGCGTATTTTGAATATCTTATGCAAAAATTTTCAACGCCAGACGAAGTTTTTGGACCAATAGACATAAAATCTCTAAAAGAGGGCAAGTATGTAAGAAATACTCAAGGGTATCTACCGAGCGCAAATTTTGCATTTTTAGATGAAATTTTTAAAAGTTCGCCAGCTATACTGAATACACTTTTAACTATCATAAACGAAAAACTTTTTAAAAACGGCAACGAAAACGTAAGAGTGCCCTTGTATACTCTTATTACAGCAAGCAATGAAACACCAGATATCGGTAGTGGGCTAGAGGCTTTATACGATAGATTAAATATGAGACTTTTTGTCGAGCCTTTGCAAGACTGGAATAACTTTGTAAAGCTAATAAGCAATGAAAATGATGAGCCTCATATAGATGAAAATTTAAAAATTACCGTAGAGGAGCTTGATGTCTTGCGACAAAAAGCTAAAAACATTAAATTTTCCTATCAAAGTTTAGAAATTATAAAGTTAATAAAATCAAAACTAAACGATTTAAGCAATCCTATTTATATATCTGATAGAAGATATAAAAATTTAGCTCAAATATTAAAAATAGCAGCTATTTTATCAGATAGGGATGAAATTTTACCTATTGATACGTTTATACTGGCGGATTGTTTATGGAATAATAAAGATGAAATCAAAGAAGTTAAGCGTATAGTAAAAGAAAGCGTTTATACCGTTGTTTGTCCAGATATAGATTATACATTTTTAGATGAATTTAATGAAATTTATAAAACTTTTTATGAGTTGTTTTTCTATCAAGATGATATATATAAAACCAAAATAGTTAATGATAAAATTTGCTACGAATTTGAGCTTTTAATAAATAGATTTAATGATGATAATGATAAGGTAAATGTCAAATTTTATATTCCCATAGATGAACATAAGGGCATTAAAAATCCGCTGGATGCGGGCGGTCAGCCGCAAAGAAGACTAGTTTATGCCTATCATGACGGAAATTTTAAGGTAGGAATAGACAGAGGCGCTTATGAATGCGGATGGGATTCCGGAGCGGCTTACAACGATCATACAAGCATAGTTAGAACCTTTTGCCCAACTATCTTGCATAAAAAGGGCGATATGATAGCCATAAAGGACAGCAAAAGGAAGCAGTTAATGAATATATCAAAAACTGCCCTTAAAAAGATGGACCAGATGATATCTGGTACAAATAGCGAGCTCACCAGTATTAGAACTAACGGTTATATGTTTTTGGCTAAAGACGAGATAGATAGCTTTATTCAGGTAAATATTAGCCTTCTTAATAAGCAAAAGCATATAAGGCTAAAAATTTCACGCTTTATAAAAGATTTACAAGGACATAAAATTGCGTAATTATGAAGAATTTTATAGCTCTTTGCTTGAAGATTTTAGAAAAGACGTAGGCGAGCTAGATGATGTCATAATGGCAGATATAAATAATTATTTAGCTAGCGAACTTGATGCCATAAAGTCTGCATGCGAAAATAATCCTTATAAAACATTAGATCCAAGGATAATGGATATAAAAAGGAGCATAATGTATGGTCAACAAGATACCGTAGATATTCAAACCGATATTGAACTAGTCAGAATTCTTTTAGGAAATGAGGAGGCTAAAAATTTTAAAGAACAGTTAAATATGCTTCCTGAAATAGATTTTGGAAGAAGATATAAACGTTTAGAAATAAGAAAGAAGATACTTGATAGATGCGAGCAAGCATGGTGGCAAAGATGTATAAATAAAAATTTACAAAGTATACCCGATATATTAAATGAAAAAATTTATGAGCTAAAACTAATGTATGCAATTTGTCGGCCATGTAAATTTAGGCCACAGGGATTTTTACAAAATCATGATCCTGGAGATAGAATAGGAAAACTTACCACTTTTTTGAATATAATAGGTTCATCAAATAAATTAAGGCAAATATGTGAAATTATCGGTAGAGGCGAAGGTATAAAAAATGAAAACATAACTTTTTCAAATAGTAATTCAAAGCTAAATAACTTTAAAGAACAATTTGACGGCATTAAAATTTCAAATGAAATCGAAAATATTATACCGTCTGAACTTGCATTTTTAAGTGAAGATTTACATATTATTTTTGATATGAAATTTGTTGAGAAAAAACTATTGTGCTTTGAAAGTCAAAGCGAGGTCAAAAATATAAACAGCGGTTTTAAAATGCCGAATGTAAGACAAAAAGGGTCTGTGATGCTTGTGGTGGACGGTAGTTATTCTATGCAGGAAAAAGAAAATACGGCAAAAAGCATAGCCTTTTTAGTGGCTACTATCGCCAAACGCGAAAAAAGAGCTTGCTATCTTGTGTGTTTTAATACTCAGATAAAAGCTTATGATTTAAGCGGTCATAAATGGCATGACGAACTGATGAAATTTTGTCTTACTAAATTTGACGATGGGACAAACTTTAAAATAGCTATCAAAAGGGCTTTGGAACATATCAAAAATGATAAAAATGCCGATGTCTTAGTTGTTTCTGATGCATTGTTTGATATAGACGACGAGATAAGAAATATATCAAAAAATATAAAATTAAACGGTTCAAATTTATATGCAATTATACTAGGTGATGAGGGAACCGTAAAGTTAAATGAAATTTTTGATAAAATTTGGAAACTGGAATGTACGACTTTAATAATCAAAGCATAGGCGATATGAACATTAATATAGCCATGTCAAGATATGAAATGGCTAGAAGCGATCTTTTTAATTTAGTTTATTCCTTGGGGCGTAAATTAAATAAAGCCGATATTTCAGTGGTTTCTTTGGATGCTAACGCGAAAAAAGATATGCAAGATATCTATACTTTACTAGATAATCAAACGAAGAGTTGGAAAAAGATTTATTATGCCCAATGGATAGATGAATTTGCTAGTGTCATTAAAGATGTTCATAAAATTTTACGCATATACGATAGGTATTTTAACAAGCGCGACTTACAAGAAGCAGCCCAAGTACATTACATATCTAAAAGAATAATAATGATAAGTATGTTAAGCGATAATAAATTCGATAGAAATGCTAAATTAGATTTGATGATTTGTTTTAGGTGATTAAGTTATATTTTAAATTTGGATATCGTAGCGATTATATTTATCAGATTAATATATTCTGTGATGGGCTTTTAAAAGGGTTTTAGGGATTATCCCTAACGAGGTGTTTTTGTCTGATCTGTCAGACAAAAAGTATCCTCGCCCAGATAAGAAAATTTTGATTGTTACCATTTTATTAGCCATATCTCCGGAATAAAAATTTGAGATTTATTTAATAATTATCCATTTGTCTAATTTAGATTAAGCGGCTGCTGTTAAAAATATTAAGGATTTCTGGTTGTTCGATTTTTGTAAAAATATTTGGCTCTCTTTAACTTAAGCTCACACAAAGGAGCATTAAGTTACGATGAGTTCGATGAAAAATAAATATATAGTCCGTTCCCGAATTTCGGAAAAGAAATTTAGAGAAATTCTCAAATACTTTACACAAGATGTAGAGGCTACTAAAATAGCAGAATTTACTAATATCTCAGAAAAAACAATCAACCTTGCGCTTGCACTCTCTTTGAGAAAATAACTAAAAATATCAGAATTTTAATGTCTAAAGAGTGTGAGAAGATATCTAAGTTTTCAGGTGAAATTTTCAAGCCCCCTAGAAGCTTCGCTTTGAGATTGACGAAAGCTACTTTGGAGCTAAGAGAGAGTAAGAGGTATTGTGCTTGCACTCTCTTTGAGAAAAGAGGTAGAGGAGCGGCAAATAAAACACCCGTATTTCTATTTCGCTACGCTTATAGCTGTAAACAGACGGAATGTTAAAGCGTGACGGCAAGGTCTATACCCGGATAGTTAAAAACTGCTCCGCAAATGAACCGATACCGACATTATCGGAGTTTCTCAAAGAGAGCGCAAGCGCAAGAGCGAATTAGATGAGAGCGTTATTTATTCTGATTGCCGGAAAGCTTATGACGGATTGGTTGATTACGGAGCTAAAGCTCATTATAGAGTAAAGCATTCTAAAAATGAATTCGCTAACGGTAAAAATCATATAAACGGTATAGAAAACTTCCGGGGATATGCTAAACATAGACTAGCTAAATTTAAAGGCATTAAGAAAGAAAATTTCTTGCTTCGTCTTAAAGAGCGTGCTCTGCTCTACTTCGCTACACTTATAGCTTTTCAAGACGCGGCCACGAACGTAGTGAAGTAGAGTTTAGATATAATAACAGTAAAGATACAAGAACTTTCTATCATATTTTACTAAAGATGATAAGAGGTCTTATAAGTAGCAAGACGAAGTTGTAGCTAAAAATCCACTTAAGTTCCGTTTAGCCTAAAGTATTGTAAGTTTAGAACAACCGTTTTTGCTTAAAAATCAGGGCAAGGGCTCCGGTTTTAAATAAAGTATTGTAAGTTTAGAACCGCAAAACTTGAACGACTATGTGCTACAAAAGCTTGAGTCTTAAATAAAGTATTGCAAGATTATAACAAAATATATTCGTTTATTTTTATCTTTTTGTATTTTGTTTTAAACAAACTATTGAAAGTTTAGAACGCTCCTATTCGTATTCGCTTTTTGCGTAGCCGCCGTGTTTTAAACAAAAGACTCTCCTTGACTTAAACTCACACAAAGAAGTGATAAGTTGCGATAGGCCTTTTGCTTTTATAAAAAAGATAATTTATCAAAATATTATGGTTTAGCATAACATTCACTAAACCGTATAATTCGCAAAGTTTTTTGATATCCTATTCAACAGATTATATTTATGCCCAAACGGATTTAATTAAAAAAATAATAGATCTATTTTGCCCTCAAGCATCACTTAGCATCTTAAGGACTTCTTCTTGGTATGTTATAGCGTATTGGATATAGGTACATTAATTATTCGTAAAAATATTATTTATGTTATAATACGTACTTGATTTTAAAATTAACCAAAAGGAGAAAAGATGTCAAATTTTACTAAGACTTTTGAGGAGGCGTTCCAAAAAGAGTTTGAAGAGCAAAAAGCGGCGATAAAAAAACCAAATTTAGCTGTTGTCGGCGGAACAGGAGTTGGTAAAAGTTCTCTTATAAATCGCATATTTGGTAAAAACGTGGCAAAGGCTGGCGCTGGAATTCCTGTTACCAAAGGCATGAATAAGATAGAGGATCCAAGCGGAAGTGTGCCGATAGTATTTTATGATACAGAAGGATATGAGACAACGAGTGCAAATGAACAAAATAATACAAATTTTGAGCAAAACATAATCCCCGAGTTTGAAAAACTTCAAAAAAAGAATCTAGATGAGCAGATACATATAGTTTGGTATTGCATATCTATAGCAAATCATAGAGTAACTCCTTATGACATAAAAAATATTAAATATTTTAAAGACAATGGATATAAAGTCGCAATAGTTTTTACAAAATGTGATACTGATGAAGAACTGGGAGATGGTAGCGGTAAAGATGCAAACGCGTTTAAAGGCATCATCAAAGAAAAAATCGGCTCAATGGATTTTTTTGAAACCACAAATGATGAAAGTATGAAACTTGATGTGGACGCTTTACTTGAGTGGTCTGCTGGTCAGCTTGGTGATGAAATGTTAAGGCAGTCTTTTATAATGGCTCAAATTTCTTCGATAGAGCTTAAAAAGCAAGAAGCCCATAGGGTAGTACATATAGCCGCTACAACTACCGCCGCAACAGCAGGACTAAATCCAGTGCCCATCTCAGATGCCCTTCTTATAGCACCACAGCAAATAGCCATGTGCGTAAAGATAGCAAATATCTTTTGGTTAAATACCGGTAGTGCTTTAAATCTAGAAGAGCTTTTAAAAGCACAGCTGCTACAAATAGTAGGCAAGGCAGCAGCAGTTAGTCTTACAAAATTGATACCTGTTTTAGGGCAGCTCATAAACGCAGCTGTTGCAGGAGGGCTTACTTATGGATTTGGTTTTGCTATAACCGAGGCAAATGCTATGGCGCTAAATGAGTTTTTAAAGACCGGAAAAATGCCTGTTTGGGCTGAAGTTTTTAACTCAAAATTTATATTTGACATCATGAACAAAGCAAAAGATCAATTCAAAGGATAGACTATGAGTATTGCTTGCAATATTTTAATCATAGGAAAAACTGGCACCGGCAAAAGCTCTTTTGCAAATTATCTTTTTGATGTGGATAAATTTACTACCGGTTCAGGTGAGCCGGTAACTAGCTGGGCTGAAAATTTTCAAGCATATCATTTTGAAAAAGAGGGCATAAAGATAAATGTATATGATTCTGTAGGATTAGAACCCGATAATCAATCAAAGTGGATGGGAGAGCTTTATAATTTTTTAGCTCATAAGCAGAGTCAAAAAGATCCAAATAAAATCATACATGCTTTGTTTTACGTTATAAATGCTTCAAGTGCCAGAATAGAGCCTGGCGAGACAACCAAAATAAAAGAGATCAAGCAAAAATATGATATAGACGGAACCATTGTCTTTACTCACTGCGATGTCGCTGATAGGGACACACTATCCTGTCTTGAAAAAACTTGTGAGCAAAATAATCTTAAAAGTATTAAAATTTGCTCCATATCAAGGAAGACAAGAGCTGGAGTACAAAGTCAAAAGTGTGGTAAAGACGAGGCTGTCAAAATTTTACTTAGCTCATCGTATGATAAGGTTGGTAGAGAGCTTAGCATAGCTACCTATGATAGTGTTATAGGATATATGGAGCAGACAAGAAAAAAACTAAAAGATAAAATTTCTTTGCTTGATTTTGGTCTATTTAAAAGCGATAAAGATAAATTTCAACATGAATTTGCGGCTGCTATCAAGCCTATACTTGAGGATATACAGAACGAGAAAATCATTCCGCAAAATTATATCTCATATAAACAATTTTTAGATGAGTTTAGCAATGAGTATAAAGGCGAGGATGTCTTTAGTGAAAATTTTAAAAAGCTAAAAACAAAGGTAGAGAGTTTTAGGAGTTATTTTTCAGCAAATAATGATCTTTCCATATCATTATTGTCTATAGTCTCATACAGCAACTTATTTTCAAATGGATTTAATTTTTTTATTCCGCTTGGCATAAAAGCTATTCGTAATTCTATGCAATTAAATTTAATAGATTCGAAGATAGATATTTTTATAGATGAGTTACTTAAAGAAAAGTATTCGATTATGCAAGAGGATAAAAGGTTAAGTAGCGACGATATCCGCAGACTTGAAGTGCTAAAGGATTACACTCAAATTTTACTGAAATTTGAGGATATGCCATTTTTAAAATACAATAATATATCCATATTATCTAAATTACCTGTCATATTATTAATGCCGCCGATACCATTTTATCAAATTACAGAAAAGTTAATTGTCTTATTTTCATTGCTCGGCGATACACCTTTTGAAAAGCTGTGTAAAAGTATAGATGATGCCATTAGCAAAGATGATTTTAAGGAGATCTTTAGAGCCACCAAAGATGCTTATGGATATATAAATTACAATAACTACCAAGATTTTGAAAATCATAAAAAGGCAAAAGAAATTTTATTTAAGGGAGTTGAAGTTATACAAGAAAAATTTGATAAGGCAACAACAATAGCCGACAAAGCCAAAAACGACAAAAAGATAAGCACCGAGGAGATGGAGTATATGAAAAATATGCTAAATGATATAATCTAAGCGACACAACCTATCACTTTTTGTTGTTAAAATAACGCATAAATATTATACATACAAGGAGACACAATGATAAAAGATAACGTGTTGGCAGCAATTTTAGCTGTGGATTTTTTAACAACATCTAGTAAAGACCTTGGTCTTGCATATGCTTGGGCCGAAAGGATACTTACGACAATTCAGGTATCGCCAGAATATTTAACACACATATATAATTCCCTTTCTAATCAAGAAATTGAAATCAGCGCAATCATGGACTATGTTACTGCAATAACAGGCGATAGCGTCGACAATGTTATAAGAGATATACAAAATTGCAAAAAGCCGAATTTGACAAGTTTGCAAGAGGATAGCCTAATGAAAGCATATGATGCTATGCAAGTTGTGTATCAAAGAAATTATGAGCAAGACAA
Above is a window of Campylobacter showae DNA encoding:
- a CDS encoding helix-turn-helix transcriptional regulator, with the translated sequence MRSHDKIAVRLAQIIVKLNSGERLSIDELVEEFSVNKRTILRDFERLSILPIQKENGKYFLEDYALGKLGFKDIKAFAALIGARSLFPELDDRFISDVLNEKLNKAYLIKNQGFESIQISRDDFEAVSAAVIKNRIVDCEYNDKERKLKPYKLINNSGIWYLLADDEGKLKNFTLSKIKRIKIKGDTFTANAEFLKRIEKNDTNWFSDAKFKVTLEIKNEAMKYFKRKEFLPNYEVVQEDDHKIIISTEVAYDDEILRVVKYWLPFIKIVEPLNLKDKFENLLRDYLK
- a CDS encoding AAA family ATPase, producing MREKIFNLLEAISKGLHERDDIVAKTLLATIAGQSVFLYGPPGTAKSLIARRINLAFKDAAYFEYLMQKFSTPDEVFGPIDIKSLKEGKYVRNTQGYLPSANFAFLDEIFKSSPAILNTLLTIINEKLFKNGNENVRVPLYTLITASNETPDIGSGLEALYDRLNMRLFVEPLQDWNNFVKLISNENDEPHIDENLKITVEELDVLRQKAKNIKFSYQSLEIIKLIKSKLNDLSNPIYISDRRYKNLAQILKIAAILSDRDEILPIDTFILADCLWNNKDEIKEVKRIVKESVYTVVCPDIDYTFLDEFNEIYKTFYELFFYQDDIYKTKIVNDKICYEFELLINRFNDDNDKVNVKFYIPIDEHKGIKNPLDAGGQPQRRLVYAYHDGNFKVGIDRGAYECGWDSGAAYNDHTSIVRTFCPTILHKKGDMIAIKDSKRKQLMNISKTALKKMDQMISGTNSELTSIRTNGYMFLAKDEIDSFIQVNISLLNKQKHIRLKISRFIKDLQGHKIA
- a CDS encoding GTPase; its protein translation is MSNFTKTFEEAFQKEFEEQKAAIKKPNLAVVGGTGVGKSSLINRIFGKNVAKAGAGIPVTKGMNKIEDPSGSVPIVFYDTEGYETTSANEQNNTNFEQNIIPEFEKLQKKNLDEQIHIVWYCISIANHRVTPYDIKNIKYFKDNGYKVAIVFTKCDTDEELGDGSGKDANAFKGIIKEKIGSMDFFETTNDESMKLDVDALLEWSAGQLGDEMLRQSFIMAQISSIELKKQEAHRVVHIAATTTAATAGLNPVPISDALLIAPQQIAMCVKIANIFWLNTGSALNLEELLKAQLLQIVGKAAAVSLTKLIPVLGQLINAAVAGGLTYGFGFAITEANAMALNEFLKTGKMPVWAEVFNSKFIFDIMNKAKDQFKG
- a CDS encoding GTPase, translated to MSIACNILIIGKTGTGKSSFANYLFDVDKFTTGSGEPVTSWAENFQAYHFEKEGIKINVYDSVGLEPDNQSKWMGELYNFLAHKQSQKDPNKIIHALFYVINASSARIEPGETTKIKEIKQKYDIDGTIVFTHCDVADRDTLSCLEKTCEQNNLKSIKICSISRKTRAGVQSQKCGKDEAVKILLSSSYDKVGRELSIATYDSVIGYMEQTRKKLKDKISLLDFGLFKSDKDKFQHEFAAAIKPILEDIQNEKIIPQNYISYKQFLDEFSNEYKGEDVFSENFKKLKTKVESFRSYFSANNDLSISLLSIVSYSNLFSNGFNFFIPLGIKAIRNSMQLNLIDSKIDIFIDELLKEKYSIMQEDKRLSSDDIRRLEVLKDYTQILLKFEDMPFLKYNNISILSKLPVILLMPPIPFYQITEKLIVLFSLLGDTPFEKLCKSIDDAISKDDFKEIFRATKDAYGYINYNNYQDFENHKKAKEILFKGVEVIQEKFDKATTIADKAKNDKKISTEEMEYMKNMLNDII